A single Methanobrevibacter woesei DNA region contains:
- a CDS encoding type I restriction-modification system subunit M encodes MSLNTFVKRIQDIMRNDAGVNGDAQRIEQMTWILFLKIYDSKEEIWELYDDNYSSIIPNELRWRNWAVDKKDGNALTADSLLDFVNNELFPGLKSLPIDENSTKSQIIVKGVFEDNNNYMKDGVLLRQVINIIDELNFEEYEDRHAFGEIYETILKDLQSAGNAGEFYTPRAVTDFMAQMLNPQLGEKIADFACGTGGFLTSVLKILDKKVVSTEEREKYKNSIFGIEKKALPYMLCVTNMLLHDIDNPNIIHGNSFDKNVLEYSDDEKFDVVIMNPPYGGHEKKTVLTNFPIDLRSSETADLFMSVIMYRLKENGRAAVILPDGFLFGTDNTKIAIKKKLLSEFNLHTVIRLPHDVFAPYTNITTNILFFDKKSTTKETWFYRVDMPEGYKHFSKTKPMKLEHFNDAINWWDNRIPVEIDGFDKAKKYTLDEIVNNNYNLDLCGFPHEEDEILPPKELIQQYQEKRASLNAEIDRTLDEIKKILNIE; translated from the coding sequence ATGAGTTTAAATACATTTGTTAAAAGAATACAGGATATCATGAGAAATGATGCAGGAGTTAATGGAGATGCACAAAGAATAGAGCAAATGACATGGATTTTGTTTCTTAAGATATATGATTCAAAAGAAGAAATTTGGGAGCTCTATGATGATAATTATAGTTCAATAATACCAAATGAATTAAGATGGAGAAATTGGGCAGTAGACAAAAAAGACGGAAATGCATTAACTGCTGACTCTTTATTAGATTTTGTTAATAATGAATTATTTCCCGGACTTAAATCATTACCAATTGATGAAAACAGCACAAAAAGTCAGATTATTGTAAAAGGTGTTTTTGAAGATAATAATAACTATATGAAAGACGGTGTTCTTTTAAGACAAGTGATAAATATTATTGATGAACTTAATTTTGAAGAATATGAAGATCGTCATGCTTTTGGTGAAATTTACGAAACAATTCTTAAGGATTTACAAAGTGCAGGGAATGCTGGAGAATTTTACACACCTCGTGCAGTAACTGATTTTATGGCTCAAATGTTAAATCCTCAATTAGGTGAAAAAATAGCTGATTTTGCCTGTGGTACTGGAGGGTTTTTAACATCTGTTTTAAAAATTTTAGATAAAAAAGTTGTATCTACTGAGGAAAGGGAAAAATATAAAAATTCTATTTTCGGGATTGAAAAAAAAGCACTTCCATATATGCTTTGTGTAACAAATATGCTTTTACATGATATTGATAATCCTAATATTATTCATGGAAATTCATTTGACAAAAATGTGCTTGAATATTCTGATGATGAAAAATTTGATGTTGTAATTATGAATCCACCATACGGTGGACATGAGAAAAAAACTGTTTTAACTAATTTTCCAATTGATTTAAGAAGTTCTGAAACTGCTGATTTATTCATGTCTGTAATTATGTATCGTTTAAAAGAAAATGGAAGAGCAGCAGTTATTTTACCTGATGGATTTTTATTTGGTACTGATAACACTAAAATTGCTATTAAGAAGAAACTTTTATCAGAATTTAATTTGCATACTGTAATTAGATTACCTCATGATGTATTTGCTCCATATACAAATATTACAACAAATATATTATTCTTTGATAAAAAAAGCACTACTAAAGAAACATGGTTTTATAGGGTTGATATGCCTGAAGGATATAAACATTTCTCAAAAACAAAACCTATGAAATTAGAACACTTCAATGATGCTATAAATTGGTGGGATAATCGTATTCCTGTTGAAATTGATGGATTTGACAAAGCAAAAAAGTACACACTTGATGAAATTGTTAATAATAATTATAATTTGGATTTATGTGGATTTCCTCATGAAGAAGATGAAATCTTACCTCCAAAAGAGCTCATTCAACAATATCAAGAAAAACGCGCTAGCTTAAATGCAGAGATTGATAGAACATTAGATGAAATTAAAAAGATACTAAATATTGAATAG
- the hsdR gene encoding EcoAI/FtnUII family type I restriction enzme subunit R, with translation MTFDKLTEEDVKFQFITPAIEDAGWNKNQFKFEYSFTDGEIQIRGDKTNRGPKKRADYLLLYKPNLPIAIVEAKDQYHSLGDGIQQAVDYANILDIPFAFSSNGTGFLERDRINGTEREISLDEFPSPEELWERYKLSKEFTPTEEKIVTQPYYYDINSNKEPRYYQRIAINRTIEAIAKGQNRILLVMATGTGKTFTAFQIAHRLKESGLKKKILYLADRNILIDQTMDNDFKPFEKVMTKIEKKEMDTSYEIYFALYQQLVDDKKSKQPFTSLEPEFFDLIIVDECHRGSASQDSEWRQILEYFHTATQIGMTATPKETKKISNIDYFGEPIYTYSLKDGIKDGFLAPYKVIRIGIDKDLMGYRPEKGKKDKNGNLIEDREYNVLDFDKNIILEKRRKLVAKKITEFLKKTDRFSKTIVFCVDTEHADAMRHYLINENSDLVAEDERYIMRITGNDEEGKRQLDYFISNNEKYPTIVTTSKLLTTGVDCKTCKLIVLDENINSMTEFKQIIGRGTRIEEKYGKNHFTILDFRNNSRKFVDPEFDGEPISVADIDIDKPIFTLSPKIDGYKPPKPKPKINDVDVNIILEQNQCYDSNGNLITENLINYSKNKLIEEYNDLNTFLSKWTSEMKRNAIIDELYQHDIFLDELREAAGNKDIDDFDLICHIAFDKKPLTRQERANNVKKRGYLNKYEGIAKQVINGLIDKYASDGIEDIENIQVLDNEPFRNFGSPIKIVKAFGGKNNLLNAMHDLKRELFI, from the coding sequence ATGACTTTTGATAAATTAACTGAAGAAGATGTAAAATTTCAATTTATTACGCCTGCAATTGAAGATGCTGGCTGGAATAAAAATCAATTTAAATTTGAATATTCTTTTACTGATGGTGAAATTCAAATCAGAGGAGATAAAACTAATAGAGGGCCAAAGAAACGTGCAGATTATTTATTATTATATAAACCAAATTTACCAATAGCTATTGTTGAAGCTAAAGATCAGTATCACAGTTTAGGTGATGGAATTCAACAAGCAGTAGATTATGCAAATATATTAGATATCCCTTTTGCATTTAGTTCAAATGGTACTGGATTTTTAGAGAGAGATAGGATTAATGGAACTGAAAGAGAAATTAGTTTAGATGAATTTCCAAGTCCAGAAGAGCTTTGGGAAAGATATAAATTAAGCAAAGAGTTCACCCCAACTGAAGAAAAAATTGTAACACAACCTTATTATTATGATATAAATAGTAATAAAGAACCTCGTTATTATCAAAGAATTGCTATTAATAGAACTATTGAAGCAATAGCAAAAGGACAAAACCGAATATTGCTTGTTATGGCAACAGGTACTGGTAAAACTTTCACTGCATTTCAAATTGCACATAGATTAAAAGAATCTGGATTGAAAAAAAAGATTTTGTATTTAGCTGATAGGAATATTTTAATTGATCAAACAATGGATAATGACTTTAAACCATTTGAGAAGGTCATGACAAAAATAGAAAAAAAAGAAATGGATACTTCTTATGAAATATATTTTGCTTTATACCAGCAGTTAGTAGATGATAAAAAATCTAAACAGCCATTTACAAGTTTAGAGCCGGAATTTTTTGATTTAATAATTGTTGATGAATGCCACAGGGGTAGTGCTTCACAAGATTCAGAGTGGAGACAAATTTTAGAATATTTCCATACAGCAACACAAATTGGAATGACTGCTACACCTAAAGAGACTAAAAAAATTTCTAACATCGATTATTTTGGTGAACCAATTTATACATATAGTTTAAAAGATGGTATTAAAGATGGTTTTTTAGCTCCTTATAAAGTAATTAGGATTGGAATTGATAAAGATTTAATGGGTTATCGTCCTGAAAAAGGAAAAAAAGATAAAAATGGTAATTTAATTGAAGATAGAGAATATAATGTTTTAGATTTTGATAAAAATATTATCCTTGAGAAAAGACGTAAACTTGTTGCTAAAAAAATCACTGAATTTTTAAAAAAAACAGATAGATTTTCAAAGACTATTGTTTTTTGTGTTGATACAGAGCATGCAGATGCAATGAGACATTATTTAATCAATGAAAATAGTGATTTAGTTGCGGAAGATGAAAGATATATTATGAGGATAACTGGAAATGATGAAGAAGGTAAAAGACAATTAGATTATTTTATATCAAATAATGAAAAATATCCTACAATTGTAACAACTTCTAAATTACTCACTACTGGTGTTGATTGTAAAACTTGTAAATTAATTGTTTTAGATGAAAATATCAATTCTATGACTGAATTTAAACAGATAATAGGTCGTGGAACAAGAATTGAAGAAAAATATGGTAAAAATCATTTTACAATTCTTGATTTTAGAAATAATAGTCGAAAATTTGTTGATCCTGAATTTGATGGAGAACCAATATCTGTCGCAGATATTGACATTGATAAACCAATTTTTACTCTTTCTCCTAAGATTGATGGATATAAACCTCCTAAGCCTAAACCAAAAATAAATGATGTTGATGTAAATATCATTTTAGAACAAAATCAATGTTATGATAGTAATGGTAATTTAATTACTGAAAATCTGATTAATTATAGTAAAAATAAATTAATTGAAGAATATAATGATTTAAATACCTTTTTATCAAAATGGACAAGCGAAATGAAAAGAAATGCGATTATAGATGAGTTATATCAACATGATATTTTTTTAGATGAACTTAGAGAAGCTGCTGGAAACAAAGATATTGATGATTTTGATTTGATTTGTCACATAGCATTTGATAAAAAACCATTAACTCGTCAAGAAAGAGCAAACAATGTTAAAAAAAGAGGATATCTTAATAAATATGAAGGAATAGCTAAACAAGTCATTAATGGTTTAATTGATAAATATGCAAGTGATGGCATTGAAGATATTGAAAATATTCAGGTTTTGGATAATGAACCATTTAGAAATTTTGGTAGCCCTATTAAAATAGTTAAAGCTTTTGGTGGAAAAAATAATTTATTAAATGCAATGCATGATTTAAAAAGAGAACTGTTTATATAA
- a CDS encoding RNA-dependent RNA polymerase family protein, protein MGDIDILKDQLIASYKKLKNHIYYDNYAVIQRFELANFEFENFRNDKDIFDKDVFDRFFYKFAEDLISDFDNVISDIVNKIDVISLPKSVSNDKDSIKVISNCNKKKNNISKIHYFIDLPIEGHILSVLWIIKSGFVLDKRLYNNCYANRINDTLIDSILNNKNIFSPFLFHPYYEKYSSWRDNALNSITTLLKDNKNAIMLSLDFKDYYYRSLIDFKRLNDDIIDSKEKINVPHTDFDEKLNSFIEKVFNCYSLKFKRIFDKNNEENLPMIPLGFLPSLIIANWNLQGFDQSILEDINPFYYGRYVDDVLIVMESHEKSELHGEQHINELSLNKFIEKYLTYKHENPHNNIFKKNNSDWMLCDIPVHNNEENYYPYNNLKIQNDKLKIYKFSYKCSDVILKNFRKEIYKNSSEFRLMHGFESIIDELEDNIYQINYRESINKLNDIENVKINKFEISKILTRLNIASKNMSNTISMDIVKEILNAFNGKSLEFFSLWEKLFSFLYINNKFEELCLYCLDIINEISTISFCIKDNNSQKETFDFLLKDIDETYNIKNSLFKFLYFSLVRTFSLKSFNENNYHFKRLLTHINENTFDNYNYKKDIKMILFSLMQNNNLMKYPLQNAYMVYKNNDNYNLIKTNNGDYDEFLGIYPRFIKLHEFILYNINKELFKKNCDLNYINDSINLYYKYNFEDKGNINEIKEGCGLNVKDICNLNCNMCKKEHMSYNYACKVFNIGTDIKQRIKVGLLNTKLEEKDIADRIKKIPNLSNKRFDMLKKLINESIKKEVDLLLMPEMYIPYEWIGELVKISKDHQMAIIFGVEPIESEGYVGNYIMMAFPFIINEKYYESTLFYRLKNHYAPSEIKLLKTYGKELIRTEKDFYYLFNWNNVYIAPYYCFEITDISSRNIFKSWCDIITVSEFNKDVNYFNGIGESLSRDLFCYCIKSNTSEFGGNVIIQPSSSENKYLINLKGGDDDYVVTCNLDINILRENAIKDDVYDKENTFKPKPPGLDMTIIKKRMKLE, encoded by the coding sequence ATGGGTGATATAGATATTTTAAAAGATCAATTAATTGCTTCTTATAAAAAACTTAAAAATCATATTTATTATGATAACTATGCTGTTATTCAAAGATTTGAATTAGCAAATTTTGAATTCGAAAATTTTAGAAATGATAAGGATATCTTTGATAAAGATGTGTTTGATAGATTTTTTTATAAATTTGCAGAAGATTTAATCAGTGATTTTGATAATGTAATTTCAGATATTGTTAATAAAATTGATGTTATTTCATTACCAAAATCAGTATCAAATGATAAAGATTCTATTAAAGTTATTTCAAATTGTAATAAAAAAAAGAACAATATTTCAAAAATTCACTATTTTATTGATTTACCTATTGAAGGCCATATTCTAAGTGTATTGTGGATTATTAAATCAGGTTTTGTTCTTGATAAAAGATTATATAATAATTGTTATGCTAACCGGATTAATGATACTTTAATTGATTCTATTTTAAACAATAAAAATATTTTTTCACCATTTTTATTTCATCCATATTATGAGAAATATTCCTCTTGGAGAGATAATGCATTAAATAGTATTACTACTCTATTAAAAGATAATAAAAATGCAATCATGTTATCATTAGATTTCAAAGATTATTATTATAGATCATTAATTGATTTTAAACGTTTAAATGATGATATTATTGATTCTAAAGAAAAAATTAATGTTCCTCATACGGATTTTGATGAAAAATTGAATTCATTTATTGAAAAAGTATTTAATTGTTATTCATTAAAATTTAAAAGAATTTTTGACAAAAATAATGAAGAAAATTTACCCATGATACCATTAGGATTTTTACCTTCATTAATTATTGCAAATTGGAATTTACAAGGTTTTGATCAATCTATTTTAGAAGATATAAATCCATTTTATTATGGGAGATATGTTGATGATGTTTTGATAGTTATGGAATCACATGAAAAAAGTGAACTTCATGGTGAACAACATATAAACGAACTATCTTTAAATAAATTTATTGAAAAATATTTGACTTATAAACATGAAAATCCACATAATAATATTTTTAAAAAGAATAATTCTGATTGGATGCTGTGTGATATACCTGTTCATAATAATGAAGAAAATTATTATCCCTATAACAATTTGAAAATACAAAATGATAAATTAAAGATATATAAATTTTCTTACAAATGTTCAGATGTTATTCTAAAAAATTTTAGGAAAGAAATATATAAAAATTCAAGTGAATTTAGATTAATGCATGGTTTTGAGTCAATAATTGATGAACTTGAAGATAATATATATCAAATTAATTATCGTGAGTCTATTAATAAATTGAATGATATTGAAAATGTAAAAATTAATAAATTTGAGATTTCGAAAATTTTAACTAGACTTAATATTGCTTCAAAAAATATGAGTAATACAATTTCCATGGATATTGTTAAAGAAATTTTAAATGCATTTAATGGAAAATCATTGGAATTTTTTAGCCTTTGGGAAAAATTATTTTCATTTTTATATATTAATAATAAATTTGAAGAGTTATGTTTATACTGTCTTGATATTATTAATGAAATTTCTACTATTTCATTTTGTATAAAAGATAATAACTCTCAAAAAGAAACTTTTGATTTTTTATTAAAGGATATTGATGAAACTTATAATATTAAAAATTCATTATTTAAATTTTTGTATTTCTCTTTAGTAAGAACATTTTCATTAAAAAGCTTTAATGAAAATAATTATCATTTTAAAAGACTTCTAACTCATATTAATGAAAATACTTTTGATAATTATAATTATAAAAAAGATATTAAAATGATTCTTTTTTCATTAATGCAAAATAATAATCTAATGAAATATCCTTTACAAAATGCATATATGGTTTATAAGAATAATGATAATTATAATTTAATTAAAACAAATAATGGGGATTATGATGAATTTTTAGGAATATATCCTAGATTCATAAAACTTCACGAGTTTATATTGTATAACATCAATAAAGAATTGTTTAAAAAAAATTGTGATTTAAATTATATTAATGACTCTATCAATCTTTATTATAAATATAATTTTGAAGATAAAGGAAATATTAATGAAATAAAAGAAGGTTGTGGGTTAAATGTTAAAGATATCTGTAATTTAAATTGTAATATGTGTAAAAAAGAGCATATGAGTTATAATTATGCATGCAAGGTTTTTAACATTGGAACTGATATAAAACAGAGAATAAAAGTTGGTTTATTAAATACAAAACTTGAAGAGAAAGATATTGCTGATAGAATAAAAAAAATTCCAAATTTATCAAATAAACGATTTGATATGCTCAAAAAATTAATTAATGAATCAATAAAAAAAGAGGTTGATTTATTATTGATGCCTGAAATGTATATTCCCTATGAATGGATAGGAGAACTTGTTAAGATATCTAAAGATCATCAAATGGCAATTATTTTTGGTGTAGAACCTATTGAAAGTGAAGGATATGTTGGAAATTATATAATGATGGCATTTCCTTTTATTATCAATGAAAAATATTATGAATCTACACTTTTTTATCGTTTAAAAAATCATTATGCACCATCTGAGATTAAGTTATTAAAAACTTATGGAAAAGAACTAATTCGAACTGAAAAAGATTTTTATTATTTGTTTAATTGGAATAATGTATATATTGCACCATATTATTGTTTTGAAATTACAGATATTTCTTCAAGAAATATTTTTAAAAGTTGGTGTGATATAATTACGGTTTCAGAATTTAATAAAGATGTAAATTATTTTAATGGAATTGGAGAGTCGTTATCTAGAGATTTATTTTGTTATTGTATTAAATCAAACACTTCAGAGTTTGGAGGTAATGTAATTATACAACCATCTTCTTCTGAAAATAAATATTTAATTAATTTAAAAGGAGGGGATGATGATTATGTTGTAACATGTAATTTAGATATTAATATCCTAAGAGAAAATGCAATTAAAGATGATGTTTATGATAAAGAGAATACTTTTAAACCTAAACCCCCAGGTCTTGATATGACTATAATAAAAAAAAGAATGAAATTAGAATAA
- a CDS encoding ATP-dependent DNA helicase, with the protein MSIELNPEQKEAVTYLGPKPLLIEAGPGSGKTRVLIERIKFLLNHGIEPSSMLIITFTKKAAHELKERLNNDNIAQSVINEMQISTIHSFCLKLLADSNINIFNIYDEKELIMFLSQHKKELGFTGEFYIPNSQLKDVVKKYDEYSLFDVDVNGLCDYIHENHPYSKEYADFVKREFRQKGKFPRKALKYDKKVKKGERNLEDDWYDAKYFKIAESYPKFLKLLKKNNLSTYDLLQKEALNYLIKNPKTQYTNILIDEFQDTDPIQIQIFEILLGEILKNKGSFTVVGDADQKIYGFRGATGDYFEYLHSRYSCKNLALNYNYRSTDDIISISNNFIKHQRSKTSQKMLKGFREINKDSFYMITSSDKRSIKVSESENIGHLIKYLVDVKGLKYSDIAVLYRSLKNDSEHLVNYLKKNNIPFQMSGLADLELKDEIQIILTLFYYIVDFTSKVPLRNSWSGKWLSLETLAESELINLSERTSDILIKKQEEYEEDAFNLFKDMYLEEFGEKTRIRSFNGIFTNPQVPDEFIEKLFDNIEKPTLELSQLENWGITDEDDLKFFEKFNLIRNQVTALPDIRQINDEEYLNEVMEVFKEQFNMESIPTILDIFYEILELCGFLENFQENVFKNIGRFSEILYEYETVVSKYDFVGLFWYLSSNLRDYESSVSKDKGVFLSTIHKSKGLEFPVVIVASIRDGALPKEFTNPLENRFKNGSAIYYTPSEYLKHKNLTLDEEEAEHQREEERILYVAITRAEDIVILSLNEIENQLPEIGQNLVENNDECLKELTLDNLDELPQIESSDVDNSGEKLDLSYTGLNDYQMCPLKYNLIYNYGFKQSDSEDISYGLIMHEIFNIINKELKDYGKMPNESEIRKIAEKSYHKEQNIIHNSEELNSIVTAVNEYYEKIGSKIKVLESEYDFNIRKDSYNLKGAIDLLYETSEGKIGILDYKNSEDGESKKWKYEKQLSTYILALKNDAKYKDIKVDEAKIYTMKDSNLIDIEINDTDSYNLNIDKAASKIENNNFKPHESAACDYCKFKFFCNK; encoded by the coding sequence ATGTCAATTGAATTAAATCCAGAACAGAAAGAAGCAGTAACCTATTTAGGTCCAAAACCTTTACTTATTGAAGCAGGACCTGGATCAGGTAAAACACGCGTACTTATTGAAAGAATTAAATTTCTCCTAAATCATGGCATTGAGCCTTCTTCAATGCTTATAATTACTTTCACTAAAAAAGCTGCACATGAACTTAAAGAACGTTTAAACAATGATAATATAGCTCAAAGTGTTATCAATGAGATGCAGATTTCAACTATTCACAGTTTCTGTTTGAAGCTACTAGCTGACAGTAATATCAATATATTTAATATTTATGATGAAAAAGAGCTTATAATGTTTTTAAGCCAGCACAAAAAAGAGTTAGGATTTACAGGAGAATTTTATATCCCTAACAGTCAGTTAAAAGATGTTGTTAAAAAGTATGATGAGTATTCACTTTTTGATGTAGATGTTAATGGATTATGCGATTATATCCATGAAAATCACCCTTATAGTAAGGAATATGCTGATTTTGTAAAAAGAGAATTTAGACAAAAAGGCAAATTTCCAAGAAAAGCCCTTAAATATGACAAAAAGGTTAAAAAAGGTGAAAGAAATCTGGAAGATGACTGGTATGATGCAAAGTACTTTAAAATAGCTGAGTCTTACCCTAAATTTTTAAAGCTTTTAAAAAAAAATAACCTTTCAACTTACGATTTGCTTCAAAAAGAGGCTCTTAATTATCTTATTAAAAACCCTAAAACACAATATACCAATATTTTAATTGATGAGTTTCAGGACACTGACCCTATTCAAATTCAGATTTTTGAGATTCTTTTAGGTGAAATACTTAAAAATAAAGGTTCTTTTACTGTTGTTGGTGATGCAGACCAGAAAATTTATGGTTTTAGAGGTGCAACTGGAGATTATTTTGAGTATTTACACTCAAGATATTCCTGCAAAAACCTGGCACTTAACTATAATTACCGTTCCACTGATGATATTATCTCAATTTCCAATAATTTTATTAAGCATCAGAGAAGTAAAACCTCTCAAAAAATGCTTAAAGGATTTAGAGAGATTAATAAAGACTCTTTTTACATGATAACTTCAAGTGACAAGAGATCTATAAAAGTTAGTGAAAGTGAAAATATTGGCCATCTTATTAAGTATTTGGTTGATGTAAAAGGCTTAAAGTATAGTGATATAGCTGTTCTTTACCGTTCACTTAAAAATGACTCCGAACATTTAGTTAATTATCTTAAAAAAAATAATATACCTTTCCAGATGTCTGGACTTGCTGATTTGGAACTTAAAGATGAAATTCAAATTATTCTAACCCTTTTTTATTATATTGTTGATTTTACATCTAAAGTTCCTCTAAGAAATAGCTGGAGTGGAAAATGGCTTAGTTTAGAAACACTAGCTGAATCTGAGCTTATTAATTTATCAGAAAGAACTTCAGATATTTTAATTAAAAAACAGGAAGAATATGAAGAGGATGCTTTTAATCTTTTTAAAGATATGTATTTAGAGGAGTTTGGTGAGAAAACAAGAATAAGATCATTCAATGGCATTTTTACAAATCCTCAGGTGCCTGATGAGTTTATAGAAAAATTATTTGATAATATTGAAAAACCAACTCTTGAATTAAGTCAACTGGAAAATTGGGGAATTACTGATGAGGATGATTTAAAATTCTTTGAGAAATTCAATCTTATTAGAAATCAGGTAACTGCACTTCCAGATATTAGACAGATAAATGATGAAGAATATTTAAATGAAGTAATGGAAGTGTTTAAAGAACAGTTCAATATGGAATCAATTCCTACAATCCTGGATATTTTCTATGAGATTTTAGAGCTTTGTGGATTTTTAGAAAACTTCCAAGAAAATGTATTTAAAAATATAGGCAGATTTAGTGAAATCTTATATGAATATGAAACTGTTGTGTCAAAATATGATTTTGTTGGCTTATTCTGGTACTTATCATCTAATCTTCGTGACTATGAGTCTTCTGTTTCAAAAGATAAAGGTGTTTTCTTATCAACTATCCATAAATCCAAAGGTCTTGAATTTCCAGTAGTTATTGTTGCTTCAATTAGAGATGGTGCCCTTCCAAAAGAGTTTACAAATCCTCTTGAAAACAGGTTCAAAAATGGAAGTGCTATCTATTACACTCCATCTGAATATTTAAAACACAAAAACTTAACATTAGATGAAGAAGAAGCTGAACATCAAAGAGAAGAGGAAAGGATTCTTTATGTTGCAATTACAAGAGCAGAAGATATTGTAATTCTATCTCTTAATGAAATTGAAAATCAGCTTCCTGAAATTGGTCAAAATTTAGTTGAGAATAATGATGAGTGCCTAAAGGAACTTACTTTAGATAATTTAGATGAACTTCCTCAAATTGAAAGTAGTGATGTAGATAACAGTGGAGAAAAATTGGATTTAAGTTATACTGGTTTAAATGATTATCAGATGTGTCCATTAAAATACAACTTAATCTACAACTATGGATTTAAACAATCAGATAGTGAAGATATTAGCTATGGATTAATAATGCATGAAATATTCAACATCATAAATAAAGAACTTAAAGATTATGGAAAAATGCCTAATGAAAGTGAAATCAGAAAAATAGCTGAAAAATCATATCATAAAGAACAGAATATTATCCATAATTCAGAAGAGCTGAACTCCATTGTAACAGCTGTAAATGAATACTATGAGAAAATAGGTTCAAAAATTAAGGTATTGGAAAGCGAATATGACTTCAATATACGTAAAGATAGTTATAACCTAAAAGGAGCTATTGATTTATTATATGAAACTTCTGAAGGTAAAATAGGAATTCTAGACTATAAAAACAGTGAAGATGGAGAATCCAAGAAATGGAAATATGAAAAACAGCTCTCAACTTATATATTAGCTCTTAAAAATGATGCTAAATACAAAGACATTAAAGTTGATGAAGCTAAAATCTACACAATGAAAGATTCTAACTTAATTGATATTGAAATAAATGATACAGATAGCTATAATTTAAACATAGATAAAGCAGCTAGTAAAATAGAAAACAATAACTTTAAACCTCATGAAAGTGCTGCCTGTGACTATTGTAAGTTTAAATTTTTCTGTAATAAATAA
- a CDS encoding type II toxin-antitoxin system VapC family toxin, with translation MKVFLDTSFIVSSIIKTDSNHEKAKKLIINEDLLNNECYISNLIINEIITVIGNKLGLTAAIEAYELVNDNFNILNEYEINNFNDKVLDVYRLTNTKLSFTDSSIIILMQEYGIENLVSFDKEFKRIKNINWIY, from the coding sequence ATGAAAGTATTTTTAGACACTTCATTTATTGTTTCATCGATTATTAAGACAGATTCTAATCATGAAAAAGCAAAAAAATTGATTATAAATGAAGATTTGTTAAATAATGAATGTTATATTTCAAATTTGATTATAAATGAGATTATCACTGTGATAGGAAATAAATTGGGATTAACAGCAGCTATTGAAGCTTATGAACTTGTAAATGATAATTTTAATATTTTAAATGAATATGAAATTAACAATTTCAATGATAAAGTTTTAGATGTTTATAGATTAACTAATACAAAATTATCTTTTACAGATTCTAGTATTATTATATTAATGCAAGAATATGGTATTGAAAATTTAGTTAGTTTTGATAAAGAATTTAAAAGAATTAAAAATATTAATTGGATTTATTGA
- the xseB gene encoding exodeoxyribonuclease VII small subunit, which produces MDKSFEEKLDELESLVKQLESENVPLKEAVELYTQANKLLKECGDELNDTKELIQKISEDGALEEFNG; this is translated from the coding sequence ATGGATAAAAGCTTTGAAGAAAAATTAGATGAACTTGAAAGTCTTGTTAAACAATTGGAATCAGAAAATGTACCACTAAAAGAAGCTGTTGAATTATACACTCAGGCAAATAAACTTCTTAAAGAATGTGGGGATGAATTAAACGATACTAAAGAATTAATTCAAAAAATAAGTGAAGATGGAGCTTTAGAAGAATTTAACGGTTAA